Within Vicia villosa cultivar HV-30 ecotype Madison, WI linkage group LG1, Vvil1.0, whole genome shotgun sequence, the genomic segment tacattgacttgttgattaatactcagagacgaggttttgaagaagttttcataaatcatcgttattcattccctttatctttatagttattctgagagatcgaatatcataccagtagaggtggttctagattgatcattagacataatattagttttgaggatgaatgaagataataacttggataatgttcacatgtggattaattgattattgcatatgaataggttgatgaaccctaaaactcaacatattcattcaccattgttattcgtctttaagctttttatcattcaattattattctgttatatataatttgagaacaaacaatcaaaaccaatacttttcactaactcattataattcgactatagaacggcagcaatATTACTCAATCTCTGTGGaaacgatatattagaaaatatttaccctaaAATACTTTCAACATTAGGTCTTTGCAAATATCTTAGATCCTTGATCAAACTTTACTTTTTTCatgcataaataaaaaaaattgtttttgagtGTGAACAATATACTTTAAGTCAATTAGTCAAGTTTTTGGATCAAGAACCATATCTGAGATTGGTTCAAATCTTGGCATTAGTAGGATCTCAAGGCATCTTTAAAACtgcaaaaaaaattgagattttaggtgtGTAACTAGAATCACACATCATATGGCTCGAATCAAATGAAACAAGGGCTTATCTTACATATTTCATGACTCTAATCATGAAGTGATGAAGTCTTATATTTTGCCTTCTATTTTGTTTGATTCAGCTCAAAGCTTTCATGACTCAAATCATGACTTCAGTCTTGACTTGAATCAAATTTTTcataactcaaatcatggctcatATGGGTTTGTCATAAGTGTAGATCTTATTCGATATTACTTTTACACTTGACTCAAATCATGCATGTGCTTATGAATGGAATCAAACATCATTTTTACTCATTTTTATTCATAATATCAAGCACCGGTATAAATCATTTTCCTCTCTCACTCACCATAAAATTTCAGTGATTATTGTGATAATAATATTAACTTTGAGAATCTTTCTAAAAAATTGGAAACCCACTTTCAAATAACACCTTTATACATCTATTTTTTAATTCATCTTTAACCTCTAGCAAGATTAACATCAGTTGCTTCTCAATTATTTGATAATGTGAGATCTATTGTAGATGAGGTTCATTCTTTGTCGATGTTTGTGTAGTTCTTGAGTTATAAGTCAATATTCAGTTTGTGTGGTGGTGCTAGAATTTGGCAAtccaacaagaaaaagaaaaagtattTTCTCTGGGTTATTTCTATAGTGTATTGTGGAAGCCTGCatacaaaattagagtttttgtgTTCTTCAAATAGATCAATGTTCAAGGGATCGGTAGGACCATGTAAAGGTTATTGCATAATGGAGGCTTGACAGAATAATTGATTCAAGAAGAGTTAAGTCGATGTCAAGTGGATCTTGCAACAAATCCCGGATCATGCCTCTAAGGTATGTTCACTCATTAGCCAACCCCGACTGTAATGGTTTGGGTTATTTGCTCCTAATAATAGAGTGCATTATCCAGATTTAGAACACTTGCGCTCTAAGCCATAGTCAGCAAGACAAGGTTATGAATTTCCCTAGAGACTCCTTACAATTTGTTTGAAGTAGCTCTTCCTAATTGATAAGGTGAAGACGTTGGTGATTGTAATATGTGGTGTGATTTGTATATTTGTTTTAGATAATTGGTCTCTTTTGAGATTCCTCATGAAATGTCTACTAGACATGCTACAGATGTTACACATTTCTTACATTTTAGGATCTTTAAGGGTCATAATGTCCCATTAGATCTTATCATTGTATATTGCTCTTGTGTAAAAAACTGGTTATGTTGGAGCTTGTCCTCGGAAGTGAGGAAAGCTTGGAACTAGATGTTATTGTGACTGACTTTGGGATTTGAAAGCAGGGAGCAATGCACTTTGTTCCAAGAgaagtgtcttgcttatccctctgtTGAGAGCCCTTTTGTAAGTCTCTATCAAGTGATGGATCAGGTCCCCTTTTCCATTCTTCAAGGACTCTTTATATGGGCAAGTCCTTGGTCTAATAGTCATCAACGCGCTTGTAACGTCCATAACTGTCCATAAGTACAATAACATTTGTAACCGCCCATAATGGCATGTAACGTCCTCATTCATTATGCGTAATTAACTCCATCAATGGGCTTTCATCCCGGCTTCCGACCTCTAGATTCTCTAGTAACAGCTCATAATTCGGCCTCCGGTTAAGTACCTGATTTCTACCTATATGCAGTTCTCGGCTGAATGACATGTTTTTTGGGTAGGGCATAGTGCTCGGCTATATGCATATTCCACACTATAGGTCGCGTCTTCATAAATATCCCGAGTATGGAACAAGCCCCCCGAGTATGGATCCTCGTTAACGAGAAGATATGCTTGGTCATAAAGGTCTCAGATATTTATAGCCATTACATGTATTAGGAGAAGATGAAAGGTCTGCGGTTTTAACTTTTACCGGCTAATGAGCCCTCTTGTCCATAGTTCTAGGCTAATGAACCTCAAGCGAGCTTGTCAAGGATTTTTATTGAGCCTGAGAGTATCTCTATGGGAGTTACTCATTTGGTTTTGGTCTCAACCCTTGTTTGGGGAGCGCTGATTCATGGTACTCGACCCTCAAACGGGGAGTGTCATTTTAGTAATCGACTCTTTTAAACGAGGAGTATTAATAGGTGCGGGCAAACACCTTAAGGCGTATGCCAATGGCTTTTTCCTACGGGCTTTATCTTTTGAACTGCCCTTTATGGCTTTTATAATCGTTTTTCATTTTCGCTTTACTCTTTTTACTTTAGATTTGTACAGCTTTTGTTTTTGCCGATTTTTTTCATGTTTGTGCCTTTCCCAAATTCCCTATATTAGGTGTGGCTAAAGAACTTTTTTGAATTTTAAGATCCTTTTCTCCTTTTAACAATGGATAAGACTGAAGATAAACAACCCTTTGAAGTCTAAAGACCATGCAATTCGAGAAAGGTAAAAGAAAATGTTGGAGAGACTGTCAATGGGTCGAGCTTTCAAGGTCGAATTTCCCAGAATGTGAAGAATACTTCCAATACTCAGAAGAGTAAAGTCACAGAGACTAAATTGAAGCCCCTTAGTAAAAATGATGTTTTTGGGGAGTCTGATTCGTATTCCAAGGCTGGTGAAGTTTGGCTTTAATACCTCATATCTGAAGATCATTGACTCCACAAATAAGAAGAATAGTTTtttattcttgcttttgtattttATCATTATCGCTAATCATAAATAAAGAACTTTCGTTCCTTTTATTGATTCATTATGACGACTTATATAGCTCCCCGGTTATGAAACTGGGTGAAAGCTCGTGTTATGTAAGCCCCAGGCATTTTCTATTTGCTGTTATAGCAAATATTTAATGTTTTTGTGCTTTCGAGTTAACTTCTAGCCTACCCGATTTCTTGACCGGGTAGCTTACTTGGTTTTCATCTCTATTTGGATATCCATTTTATCTTTCATCTCTATTTGTTCTATTCTTGAGAGTGCTCAGAGTTTTTACTTCATTTCAGAGACTTCAGGTGCACTTGGACTCGGTTAGGCCAGAGGTTTAAGTTTACTTAGCCTGGCCGAAGCCGATTATGCCAGAGGCTTAAGAGTGCGCTTGGACTTTTTTGTTATTGGGTGCAGAGCCCCTTGTAAGGTCGTTTAAGAGCCATAACGAGGTTGACCGAGTCGTTTTGTGGTTCAGAGCCCCTTGCAAGGATTTATCGAAGATGATTTGAGAGCCTTGGCGAGGTTGATCTAGCTGCGGACAGAGGTCCGAAGACTTAACCGACTTGAAGGTACAAAGCCTCTTGGCGGGGTTGGCCGAGTTGCGGATAAAGGTCCGAAGACTTAACCGGCTTGAAGGTACATATTCCCTTGCAAGGATTCACCGAAGATAGTTTGAGAGTCTTGGCGAGGTTGATCGAGTTGCGGATAGCGGTCCGAAGACTTAACCGACTTGAAGGAACAAAGCCCATTGCAAGGATTCACTGGAGACAGTTTGAGAGCCTTGGCGAGGTTGACCGAGTTGCAGACAGAGGTCTGAAGGCTTAACCGACTTGAAGGTACATAGCCCCTTGCAAGGATATTCACCGAAGACGGTTTGAGAGCCTTAACGAGGTTGACCGTGTTTTTGACAGAGGTCCGAAGACTTAACCGACTTAAAGGTATAGAGCCCCTTGCAAGGATTCATTGAAGACGGTTTGAGAGTGTTGGCGAGGTTGACCAAGTTGCAGACAGAGGTCAAAAGACTTAACTGGCTTGAAGGTACAGAGCTCCTTGCAAGGATTCACCGAAGACAGTTTGAGAGCCTTGGCAAGGTTGACCAAGTCGTCTTCCTACTATTCATAGTGGTGTTACATAAGTTTTTAGGCCGAGTGTTTATACTCGCACTACCCGGTCACAACCGATTACaaattttttactttttgttCAAATCCCACCTAATTTTTTTAGACAAACGGTAGAAATAATAGCTCCCCTTGTACAACAATAATGATTGATTTTAAAGCATAAAATTGCATCCGACTTGAAGTACGATTTCGCAAGCTATCTCGTAAGGCCACTAGTTAGAGTTCAGCCTGTTGAGTCGAAAACGTTTCTTGGTTCTTGTCGGAGAATGACTTGCATTCCTTAGTCTTAAGTTCTTCTCGCGTCTCTAGAGCTTGCTTTAAAATTAGCAGCTAAAGACATTTTCCATGCATATGGATCCGTTCTCGCGTGAATCCTGGATTCTTTTGCTTTGATTtggattattttaatattaatttcctTTACCATTgcaaaataaataagaagaataATATCCTAATCAATCTATTTGCGAATAATATCATATTGAAGAAGGCATCGGAATTTTGAGCTCCGATATAGCTCTGAACATATAAATGTCTTCCATTTAGGAATAGCATTACAAGTTGTTACTATATGTTATGCAACATTAAAATTTCATGCCAGCGATATTTAAATATTCCCAGTATAGAGATTGCAATATTACATAACCACATGAGTATGTTTTAATTGTCATAATATACTACTTAAAACTTACAACATATAATTCTTTATAATAAGGCTTCACGTGCATATGTACGGcaaaaaatgaaccaaacacaCATCTAATGTAAAGCAAGTTGAAGTTCTCATTTATAAATGGCTAGTTTAAGCGTgttctttatttaaaaaattaaaaggctaAGGTGGAAAATGTGAACCAACTTCTCCAAATCCTTCAATGGTGACATCAGTTATACGTTGTTATGCGTCTCTGGGGAGGATTTATCCAAACTCTCAAGTTCGTCATGTTTTAGGCATGTGAACTTACTTAGACTGCGTTAATGAACggataaagcaaaaaaaaagttgtttttgCGGATCAAATGTGAAAGAGGATGAATTTATGGAATGGTCAGGTTCCATCCATGGCGCTGGTAAGAAAGTAATGATTAAATCTGTTCATCAAGGTAAAAGGTTACCACAGAAGAAAGGTGGCACTTGATTGTATAATAGGAGAACTCTATTTCCAATCAAACAAAAGTGGCATCACAAGTCTTAATTAAACAAAATTGTTAAATTACAACTTAAGCAACCAAAACGACATGTCTCAAACAATACTCAAGCAAAAGAGAAGATATCACAAGTAAAGGGTTTAAAAACagttctaaaataaataaaagatgaaCACACTTAATCTTCTTCTTCGCCTTCATTCTCGGCGATGTTAAAGTATCGCAATTCATAAACATTTCTGTCTTTGTTAGAAGCAATGACACGGAGCCAATCCCGGACATTGTGCTTCTTCAAGTACTTTTTGGTCAAGTACTTGAGATACCTGAAATAATATGAGATGTTAGAAATACTTGCAAGCAAGTCACAAAAATAAATCATATCTAAAGCACTGATTCCAGAAGTTGAAGATAAAGTAGAGCAAAACAGCAATCAATTTTATTGATGCCATATCCGAGTATGAACAATTACCCTCAACCCAAAGCCAATTGAAGCAGGGATAAGAAAATAGAGAGAATATACAAATCCATCATTACAATACAGAGCCAAAAAAACCCAGAAAAAATGCCAATGACATTTAATGTTTTTGCTCAATCACTCAAAATCAAATACTAGTGGATTACACATTCAATAATTCAATagataacataaaattaaatgtATGATAAAAAAGCTACAGTCAGAGCAAACTTGTATTGTGACAATGCTGAAAGGTTACAATTACTAATGGCGTGTTTGGCATACAATCCAAAAGGGGTTATAAAACCATTTCTGACCACCAACATAATTCCCTTTAAGGTATGTTAGGAATGATGGACTAGGACAGAGCAAAATGGAACCTAATGGAATGGAGTGGAACAGAGCGGAATGGATCAAACATTCCATTCCATTTTTTTGTTAATTTGGCGGAATGGAACATAACTAATCACTCCATTCCGTTTgcataaatgaaaattaaaggaaTTGATGAAATGGGATGGAAGGAATTCCATCATGTTCCATTCCTCTCCATCCATTATTCCTAAACAATAACAAAGGAACCCTAATTACTTACCACTCCATTCCACCAATCCAACCATACCCTTTCATTACCAGATCCTAAATACTAATGAATTCACTTTTTTGACAACAATTCTTTCGGTGTAAAATCTATTAAAATGcaaaatttgcaaaaaaaaaacataaaaaacaacttaaaaaacagaccaaaatcaaacaattcagCTCCTATCTAAAAAGATAAAATCACCCCATCAACTGAAACAATAAACTGGCAACAAAATCAACAAGACAAGTTATAAAAATAGAGAACAACCTTTTAGAAAAGGTACTATCAGAAGTAACTGTGATCTTGCTCTTCTCGCGTGAAACAGTAACAGCATCACCCAGGGCACCGGCCTTACCACCAACCTTAATCCTCTCTTGAAGAAACTTCTCGAGGGAAGCAATGTCCATGATCTTGTCCTCTACAGGCTTAGCGCAGTCGATGGTGAAGGTTGTAGATCCCTTCTTCTTCCCCTTGGAACCAGCGGCATCTACTCGACCCATTTTTTCTTATagaaaatctgaaacaaaaacGAGATTCAATTTCAGTGAAAGTTACAGAGAAATTCGAGAGGGGATGGAGAAGGAGACGATTACCGGAAGAGAAGACAGAAGAACTGCACAGCGTGAAGGAAAAGATGGACTGCAGAAATTAGGGTTTAGGTCTGGCTCCTATTTATACGCTCATGTAAAACGCGCGTTTCATTCCGTATACGATCTTTGTATtccttttctaaattttttttattttaactagtaacaaacccgtgcatacgcacgggttctggtctaatacgcgcatttatttacataatatatttatgttaaatagaacattttaaaaaaatatttagatcaataataaatttttcgtatataaaaatatttagatcaataataatttttttcccttaTATCATTcttgaatcataaatatcatctttcttatataaaaatatatagaaaagaatatattttttcccgtattcaaatattatttatgtttagttatcatttacaaaaatatctggatgaatagtaaatttttgtatataaaaatatctagatcaataatagattttttcccatataccatttttgaataaaaattttttggatcataaataccatttttcgtatataaaaatatttagatcaataataaatttttcccatatttaaatattatttatgttcagtatcatttacaaaaatatatggatcaatagtaaattttcgtatataaaaatatttcaatcaataataaattatttcccgtataccatttttgaattaaaatttttggatcataaataccatttttcatatagaaaaatatttagatcaataaaagacTTTTTCCCGtagacaaatattatttatgtttaagtatcgtttataaaaatatctggatcaatagtaaatttttcgtatataaaaatattcagatcaataatagattttttcccgtatatcatttttgaattaaattttttggatcataaataccatttttcatatagaaaaatatttaggtcaattatagattttttttcccgtatacaaatattatttatgtttaggtaatgtttacaaaaatatctagatctatagtaaattttcatatataaaaatatttagatcaataatagattttttcccgtataccatttttgaataaaaattttttggatcataaatatcatttttcgtatataaaaatatttagatcaataatagatttttctcgtatttaaatattatttatgttcagtatcatttacaaaaatatatggatcaatagtaaattttcgtatataaaaatatttaaatcaataatagatttttttccgtataccattttttaattaaaatttttggatcataaataccatttttcatatagaaaaatatttagatcaataaaagacTTTTTCCCGtagacaaatattatttatgtttaagtaTCGTTtgcaaaaatatctggatcaatagtaaattttcgtatataaaaatatttagatcaataatagattttttcccatatatcgttttttaattaatttgttttggatcataaataccatttttcatatagaaaaatatttaggtcaattatagattttttcccgtatacaaatattgtttatgtttagataatgtttacaaaaatatctagatcaatagtaaattttcatatataaaaatatttagatcaataatagattttttcccgtataccatttttgaataaattttttttggatcataaacatcatttttcgtatataaaaatatttagatcaataatagatttttctcgtatttaaatattatttatgttcagtatcatttacaaaaatatatggatcaatagtaaattttcatatataaaaatatttaaatcaattatagattttttttccgtatactattttttaattaaaatttttggatcataaataccatttttcatatagaaaaatatttagatcaataaaagacTTTTTCCCGtagacaaatattatttatgtttaagtatcgtttacaaaaatatctggatcaatagtaaattttcgtatataaaaatatttagatcaataatagattttttcccgtatatcattttttaattaaatttttttggatcataaataccatttttcatatagaaaaatatttaggtcaattatagattttttcccgtatacaaatattgtttatgtttaggtaatgtttacaaaaatatctagatcaataataaattttcatatataaaaatatttagatcaataatagattttttcccgtataccattttttaataaaaaaattttagatcataaatatcatttttcgtatataaaaatatttagatcaataatatattttttttcatatacaaatattatttttgtttagttatcatttataaaaatatttgagtgAATAGTAAATTtaagtataaaaaatatttagatcaataataaatttttccttgtataccatttttgaataaattttttttccgaTCATAAATtctatttttcgtatataaaaatatttagatcaataatagattttttccgtatacaaatattatttatgtttaggtatcatttacaaaaatatcttaatgaatagtaaatttttgtatacaaaaatatttagatcaataataatttttttcccgtatactattttttggatcataaatagcatttttttttataaagagtAAATGGAGTATAGAGAGATTAGGATAGAAAACTAAAAaagtgaagagagagaaagaatggtgaaaataaattataatatagttgaataaaatattaagattataatGGACAATTGTGTGGATAGACAAAAAAACCAACAATTTTAATAGGTGTAAAAGAAGTAAGGAtgggtaattttgtaaaaaccagaaccactaattttcttatattatagattttagagtgaagacccattttggtccctcacaaaaatcacaCAATCCAAATTAGTCTCTCATAAAAAAAATTCgatttaattccttacaaaatttaaccgtaTCATATTAATCCTTGTGTTAAATTAGTCTTTCACgttgcttttattttttatttttcattttttaaatactaattataatttcatttttaaacatttctgaattaataatataaaaaagctaaaaaaaaattttatatgAAATTGAACCTATGACGTTTAATCAATttcttaagtctttaccactagttcaatgtacattcatgacaaataattcttataatttttagaaatattaaataattttgaatttaaaataaaataaaaaataaaacttgtATCTAACGGGGTCTCATATTCAAATTCGTTCAaattaaatgatagtcactttacaattagacaaatcaatttatagtgataatattgttaataatgaatacttaagttaataattcataataaatatttaattatttcaaataacaaaaaaataaatatttactaattttcaataatacaaaaatttaaaaataaaattaacaaaatataaatcctaaataaaattaatcaaataaaaataaattaattaatatttaattgaattactattaaattaattgatctcTGTTTAGTTTGAAtcatctaaataattttaaaaattaattaattatttaatttaaattgattaaatattttaataattagttgaattagtattaaattaattaattattatttaattttaattagttggaaataagtaaatatttatttgtgtgttatttaatttcaattacatataatttaatttatttttaattgattaaatatattgaggttttatatttaataaattttatttttaaattggtgtattatttgaaattagtaaatcaaTGAGGTTCGAAATCCCattgatataaattttataattttttttgtaaattcataattatttaatattattaaaaatcttaGAAATTATTTATCGTGAATGCATattggcctagtggtaaagacttaagatattgtttaaaagtctcgaattaatttagtatttaaaaaataaaaaataaaaaataaaag encodes:
- the LOC131616040 gene encoding large ribosomal subunit protein eL22z-like; the encoded protein is MGRVDAAGSKGKKKGSTTFTIDCAKPVEDKIMDIASLEKFLQERIKVGGKAGALGDAVTVSREKSKITVTSDSTFSKRYLKYLTKKYLKKHNVRDWLRVIASNKDRNVYELRYFNIAENEGEEED